The following nucleotide sequence is from Neokomagataea tanensis.
TGCGCGTGTGAGAACAGTTTCGGCCCGTTGTGAACGTAAAAAGGAAGTCCGCCGGTGTTTGAAGCCGCTTTGTTACTTCGCGCTCTGGTGGCGATCGTTATTCTCTTGGCTGTAGGTGTGGCGTGCTCCGCCGACCGGCGTGGGATTGACTGGCGATTTGTTGCCAAGGCCTTTGTAATGCAGGCTTTGATAGGTTTATTAGTGCTGTGGAGCCCCCCCGGTGCGGCTGTGTTGCACCGTCTTTCAGATGCTGTTGAATGGGTGCTCTCATTCGGTGGGCAAGGCAGTGCATTCTTGTTTGGTGGTCTTGTCGGACCGCGCATGAATGATATTTTTGGCGGTGGTGCATTTGTTTTTGCACTGCGTGTCCTGCCACAGATTGTTTATGTTGCTGCTCTGCTGGCCTTACTGGAGCATTACGGTGTCCTGCGCTTTCTGGCGCGGGTTATTGGCGGGATCGTTGCAAAAATTCTGGGCACTACGCCAATGGAAGGTTTTTCAGCTGTCCTGACAATTTTCCTTGGGCAAACGGAAATGCCGGTTGCGTTGCAACACACTTTGGATCGTCTGCCAAAGCGTGTTCTTGCTACAGTGTTATGCAGCGGAACGGCATCTGTTGCGGGGTCGGTCCTTGCGGGCTATGCCTCACTGGGTGTGCCGATGACGAATTTACTCGCGGCTTCCGTTATGGCTATTCCCGGGGGGCTTTTATTCTCCCGGATTTTGTTCCCCGGTGAGCGCGAAGACGCTGCTGCGCTGGAGAATATGTCCAAGCGGCACAACACCGTGTTCGAAGCACTGGCGGACGGTGCGATGAATGGCGCCCGTATTGCTGTGGCTGTCGGTGCTGTCTTGGTCGCATTTGTGGGGTTAATTGCCCTAGTCGATGGCATTTTGGGCAATGCCGGCCTAACACTGACGCGCATACTTGGTGTGTTGCTCTCGCCTGTGGTGTGGCTCATGGGCGTGCCTTGGTCAGAGGCTGTTACGGCTGGCGGGTTATTGGGTCAGAAAATCGTATTTAACGAGTTCGTGGCTTACGCCAGTCTGTCACCGCTCATCCATGGCCATTTGTTATCGTTGCATACGATCACTATTCTATCGTTTGCTTTGTGTGGATTTGCGAACCTATCAACAATCGGAATTTTGATAGGTGCATTTGGCAGCGCCGCCCCTGCACGGCGTGGTGATGTTGCGGCATTGGCTGGGCGTGCCGTCATAGCGGGTACTTTGTCGAACGCTATGAGCGCGGTTATCGCAGGCCTGCTGGTATAAGCGGCTTTTTAAAGGCTCAGCAGAGCCTTCAAGACCTCTTTACCGTGGGTGAATAATGACCATGGCCTGTGTGGTCGTGAGTTCGATGATATTCTCAGGCTTGAGCGCAAAGAAATCCTGAAAGGCTTTGGAAACGCCCGGGATAATCGAATAATCATGTGTCAGGATAACCCCGCCGGAAACCATGCGGGGGTAAAAGAAAGCCAGCGCATCGCGCGTCGCGTCGTGCAAATCAACATCGAGATGCACAAATGAAAACTTGTGCTCTTCGAGCCCTGCGGTGGTGTCTGGAAAGAAGCCTTTGTGGAAGGAGACGCCACCGAAATGGCGTAAAATTTGCTGAACATCGGGGAGGGTGCCGGTGAACTGGCCTTCTTGAAAGACGTTTCGTTCGCCTTCCTCTGTGCCTTCGGGAAGTCCCTCAAACGTATCAAAAAGATGTAAATGTTTTGAGCCTTTAACACCGCAAATCAGTGCGGCGGACGCGCCGCGATAAACGCCGAACTCCGCGAAATCTCCGGGTAGGGTAGTTTGTCCTTGTGCGATCTCGTGCAGGGTAAAAGCTTCATCCGTGCTGAGCAGGGAGTGCGCGGCTTTAGATGCGGCGGCTAGGCGTCTCAGCGTTTTAGGCGATTTATGGCCTTTGAGCAGCGCCATTTGCAGCCGATTTTGGAGGCCGAAGGTAAGGGCGCGCGCCACACGGTTACCGCCGAGAAAGCGCCGCATTTTCTCGTTTCTCATCCACATGTATAAAATACCCTCGGCGCAATTGTGAATTACTGTGTCTTAGGCAGCTTATTCAATGGTGGGGGGCGGTCTAGTAGCAAGCTGCGGGCTTGGTCGGGCGTGATTTCGCCTGCGAGGAGCTGGGCAACAGTATCGATAATTGGCGTTGCTACCCCAAGTTTTGCAGCATGGTCACGTAGGGTCGGTGCTGTCAGTACGCCTTCTGCAACGGTCGTACGGGCCGCTAGGATGCGGGACAGTTTAAAGCCTGTGCCCAGTTCCAAGCCGAGCGAATAGTTACGTGAACCGCGTCCCGTGCAGGTTAGGATGAGGTCGCCCATACCCGATAGGCCGGTTAATGTCGCGGCTCTGCCCCCCATTGCTTCCGCAAGGCGTCCAATTTCCACAACTGCTCGCGTTATGAGTGCCGCGCGCGCATTTTCACCTAAACCTGCGCCAATAGTTATGCCAGCGCCAATGGCGATGACGTTTTTGGTGGCGCCCGCTAATTGGACGCCCGTGACGTCATCACTGGCGTAAAGGCGGAATGTTGGTGTGCTAAGTAAGGCGACGAGGTTCTGCGCGAGGGTAAGATCAGCACTGGCCAAAGTTGCGGCTGCGGGCAAGTCCTGCGCGACTTCAATGGCAAAATTTGGCCCAGAAAGAACGCCAGCTGGGCGGCCGGGCATTGTTTGCGCCAGTACATCCAAGGGCAGGAGTCCAGTCGTGGCTTCCATTCCTTTGCAGCAGGTAATGACCGGTACACCGGGCTCTAAAACGGCTTCAAGCCGTTCAGAGATATGTCGGCTGGATTGCACCGGGGTAACCAGCAGCACGACATCTGCTGAGCGGGGCAACTCGTTCGTCAGGGTGATCGTATCGGGGACTGTGATGTCCGGCAGGCGCGGGAGGTTTCTGGTGCCTTGGGGGACAGGGCCACGCATCCAAAGTGTGACATCTGCATCATTGCGGGCCGCCGCACAGGCGAGCGCGATACCCCATGCCCCAGCACCGACGACGGCGACATGAGGGCGGGTTTGCGTTGCTGGATGTGCGGTCATGATTATTCCTCTGTCAGCCGTTCAATGCGGATTTCAATGGCTGTATCATCTTCGGTTGTAAGATGCTGAGCCAAGGCATCAAGGATGGTGCGCGCTTCTTCCGCAAACCCGTATGGCGCATTTGCCACGAGTATACCACAGCCATTGAGGCGGGAAGGGTCCAGAGGGGGGCGTAGCAAAAACTCGTATGCCACGAGATCGGCGATGCCAGCGTCACGGAGGGTGTTGTAGAATGCATGGATAGGGGTGCGGTGTTTGATGGGATACCAAACAGCGACAATTCCGGCACGGAAATGCGTGCGTGTGTAAGCGATGGCGTCAGCGCAGCGTTGAAAGTCATCCGGTTTTTCAAAAGGTGGATCGATAAGCACGAGGCCGCGGCGAAGGTTTTTTGGGGGAAGGAGTGCGCGGAGCGCTTCGTAGCCATCACGGTGGTGAACCGAGACATTTTCCATGCCACGAAAGCGGCGGCGTAGGGGAACAACGTCTTCAGGGTGGAGTTCACAGGCTATGAGCTGATCTTGGGGGCGGATAACACGCTGTGCGAATGCAGGAGAGCCGGGGTAAAGGCCAAGCGCTTCAACGGCTTCCAAATATTCTTTAAGGGCGGGTATATTTTTGCCCTGTAAGCGGCCGATACCATCGTGCCATTCGCCAGTTTTTCCAGCTTCTAGGCCGTGCAAATCGTAATGTCCCAGACCGGCATGTGTATCAAGCACACAAAAGCCAGTTGCTTTTTTGCACAAGGCACGCAGCAGTGCCAGCAACAGTGCGTGCTTTACGCAGTCAGCGAAATTTCCAGCATGGTAGGCGTGTCGATAATTCACGGCGTGCTCAGTACTTTGAGAAAATATTTTAACGGGATCAAGCGGCGGAAGATGCACGCTCTGATAGCGGCCAACGGGGGCGCGCGGCGAGATCAATGTCATGGGGGTTTTCACCCGCATTGATGCGTTCCAGTGCTGCCCATCCCACCATGACGGCATTATCAGTGCAAAGGCGCAGGGGGGGAGCAAGGAAAGGGAGCGCATGCTCAGCCGCAATATCCTCAAGCGTGCGGCGGAGGCGCTTGTTCGCTGCTACACCACCAGCCACAACGATTGCCGTCGCTTCTGGCAGGAGGCGAATAGCGTGTTGGGTACGATCGGCCATAACGTCGGCAACGGCTCTTTGGAAGCTCGCGGCAATATCTGCGGCAACCTGCCGGGGTAATGCGGTCTGACCGTAGGGTGTCAGCAGGCGGCTCACAGCTGTTTTCAACCCGGAGAATGAGAAGTCACAACCTTCCCGGCCTAAGAGAGGGCGCGGTAAGGAATACGCATTTTCATCGCCTTCAAGGGCAAGGCGCTCAAGGGCAGGGCCACCGGGCCAGCCAAGGCCAAGCATCTTAGCCACCTTATCAAAGGCTTCCCCCGCTGCATCGTCGATGGTGCCACCCAGCTTTTCGTAATGGCCAACGGCACGTACAGCAACGCATTGGCAATGCCCCCCCGAGACGAGCAGTGTGAGGTAGGGGAAAGCAGGCGGGGTAGGCAAAGAGGGTATACGTGCGGTCAGAACATGCGCTTCGATGTGGTTAATGGCAATGAAAGGCCGGTTCAACGCCATTGCGATGCCTTTGGCATAAGAACTGCCGACTATAAGCCCGCCGATGAGGCCCGGTCCCGTAGATGCGGCAAATGCGCCAATATCCTCTAATTTTAGATTGGCTTTTTGCAGTGTGTTTTCCACGACCCCAGGAAGGGCATCCAGATGCGCACGGGCAGCAATTTCTGGTACTACACCCCAAGGGCGGCATGGTCCGTTTGGGATAAAACGGTTTCTGCAAGAATGCAGCCATCCGGTGACAGAATTGCGCAAGCAGTGTCATCACAGGATGATTCAATAGCCAAAAGTGGCGCTACTAGGGGATATTGATCGGTCATACCTTTTACTATGCTAAATACAGCCATCATGACAGTCTCGTCAGGATCGTTTATGGCTGCTCGACATGAATGTCACGCTCCTTCCTTCTGATGCACTGCTCCGGGTCGCGGCTGAAGCTGCTCGCCGCTCCCATGGCCTTAGTGGATCGTCCCGCC
It contains:
- a CDS encoding 23S rRNA (adenine(2030)-N(6))-methyltransferase RlmJ, producing the protein MNYRHAYHAGNFADCVKHALLLALLRALCKKATGFCVLDTHAGLGHYDLHGLEAGKTGEWHDGIGRLQGKNIPALKEYLEAVEALGLYPGSPAFAQRVIRPQDQLIACELHPEDVVPLRRRFRGMENVSVHHRDGYEALRALLPPKNLRRGLVLIDPPFEKPDDFQRCADAIAYTRTHFRAGIVAVWYPIKHRTPIHAFYNTLRDAGIADLVAYEFLLRPPLDPSRLNGCGILVANAPYGFAEEARTILDALAQHLTTEDDTAIEIRIERLTEE
- a CDS encoding TylF/MycF/NovP-related O-methyltransferase yields the protein MRRFLGGNRVARALTFGLQNRLQMALLKGHKSPKTLRRLAAASKAAHSLLSTDEAFTLHEIAQGQTTLPGDFAEFGVYRGASAALICGVKGSKHLHLFDTFEGLPEGTEEGERNVFQEGQFTGTLPDVQQILRHFGGVSFHKGFFPDTTAGLEEHKFSFVHLDVDLHDATRDALAFFYPRMVSGGVILTHDYSIIPGVSKAFQDFFALKPENIIELTTTQAMVIIHPR
- a CDS encoding NupC/NupG family nucleoside CNT transporter produces the protein MFEAALLLRALVAIVILLAVGVACSADRRGIDWRFVAKAFVMQALIGLLVLWSPPGAAVLHRLSDAVEWVLSFGGQGSAFLFGGLVGPRMNDIFGGGAFVFALRVLPQIVYVAALLALLEHYGVLRFLARVIGGIVAKILGTTPMEGFSAVLTIFLGQTEMPVALQHTLDRLPKRVLATVLCSGTASVAGSVLAGYASLGVPMTNLLAASVMAIPGGLLFSRILFPGEREDAAALENMSKRHNTVFEALADGAMNGARIAVAVGAVLVAFVGLIALVDGILGNAGLTLTRILGVLLSPVVWLMGVPWSEAVTAGGLLGQKIVFNEFVAYASLSPLIHGHLLSLHTITILSFALCGFANLSTIGILIGAFGSAAPARRGDVAALAGRAVIAGTLSNAMSAVIAGLLV
- a CDS encoding NAD(P)H-dependent glycerol-3-phosphate dehydrogenase, which encodes MTAHPATQTRPHVAVVGAGAWGIALACAAARNDADVTLWMRGPVPQGTRNLPRLPDITVPDTITLTNELPRSADVVLLVTPVQSSRHISERLEAVLEPGVPVITCCKGMEATTGLLPLDVLAQTMPGRPAGVLSGPNFAIEVAQDLPAAATLASADLTLAQNLVALLSTPTFRLYASDDVTGVQLAGATKNVIAIGAGITIGAGLGENARAALITRAVVEIGRLAEAMGGRAATLTGLSGMGDLILTCTGRGSRNYSLGLELGTGFKLSRILAARTTVAEGVLTAPTLRDHAAKLGVATPIIDTVAQLLAGEITPDQARSLLLDRPPPLNKLPKTQ